GGCGGATAAGCGAATATTTGAAAGAAAATGTGCAGTTTAAAATGCAAAAACAACCGTTTTTTTATACGGTTGTTAAGAGTTACTATTTACTTACTTTAACAATAGTACCTTGATTGATTTTTAATAAATCTTGAACATTTATTTTAACTAATGAGTTTTCGGAACCACCACCAGTATATATGTAATCCATATTTGTCACTTTTGGATCAACTAAAAAATTTGCTTGAAAACCAAAAGAAGGAACTCCACCTGGTGGGAAACCTGTACGTTCAATAATTTCATTTTCATTAGCAAGTCTAGGCTTTTCTATATTTAATGATTTTGCAACACGGGTTGTACTAGCTCTATTGTTTCCTTTTACAATAGCCACTATTAATTCATTATTTGAGTCAATCATACAAATGTTTTTTACAAAATCGTCTTCCGAGCCATTAACTGCTTCAGCGGCTTCTTTTACGGAGTGGCAAGATTGATTAAATATGAAGTGTTCAGCTTTTACATTATTAGAGTTTAAAAATTCCTTTACTTTAGTTTCATGCGAATTCATAAAGGTCGCCTCCTAATATTTTTATTTATGTAAATATTAGCACAATAAAGTAAATATTAAAAACACTACTGAACAATATGAAGATCAGAATTATTAATAGGGTCATTTGGGTGGAAATAACCATAAGTAACAAAGGAGGTACTAAGTTAAACTTGTTTGCTTAACACTACTATCTATATATACTTAGTTAACTTGGGGTGTATAGTTCATTGCCATTAAAATAAAAAAGCTGCGACAGTCAACCAACGTCACAGCCTATATAAAGTGCCTGCGATACACTAAAAATTATTGAGTGTCTCTATACATTGAAAAACCCCAGCTTTAAACTGGGGAGACGGTTTGTCGGGTAAATTATTTTTACTTTTCTGGATAATCTACATGTAATGGTGGTGGAACTAACCAACCTTTATTTTTATTAAGACGTAGTAGTTTACCACCCAATAGAGCTTTTGCTGTATGGAATTGACCATACATTAATGCGATATCTTCACGAGTGGAAATACCCATTGCTTGACTACATGCAACTAATCCAGCGGCAACGTCAGCAGTAATTGCAGCGCTGATTTCTGGGTCATTAAACTTCGCTCCTGGAGGGATATCTTCCAATCTTGCTACAGGTCTTTCAGGTGAAGCAGGTGGTAAAGCAATACCATTCGTTTTTAGAATTTTTTCTAATTGTTTTACTTCTTCTCTGCAAGTTTCGATGATATCTTCAATAATTTTTTTAAGATCTTCATCACCAGCATGATTGTAAAATGTTTGATAGCCAGAAATCATTCCATAGTCTGCAATTAAACTTGACCAAACACTAAATACTTCACCGTAATGCAATGGTTCGTCTTTTGGATTTCCACCTAGAATACCCATACTTACACTTCCTTTTCTTGTTTTTCGCTATGAAAGCAAGGTTAGTATGGATTAAAAAAAAAATAACATTCACTTTAATACATTTTTTATACTAAAAAATTAAAAAATGACCACTCCAAATTTAGACACTAAGCATTATATTTTGGTTGTTTATAGTCGATTTATACTTCTCATGTAACATGTATAGATCTCTACAATAAGGACACTTTAATCCATATTGGAGGTGAGTGTTTTGACAAAAGAAAAACAAAAGTATGAATTTGAGCAAGAGGAAATAGCAATGGAATTTAATCTAGAAGAATTAGAAGAAGTAAAAGAAGAAAAAGAGCAGAAGAAAGAACAACAATTCAATAAAAAAGAAAAGAAGTAAATGAAATAACCACAATCATTGGGATTGTGGTACATAAAAAAAGCCATAACGCGTCCGTTACAGTTTTTTAAAATTGCGAGTATTTACAACAATATTTATTATGTACCAAATATAAATTTTATAAATATAAAAAAGCGGCTAACTACTGCACATTATGAGGAAAATGTTCAGCAAGGAAGGAGAAATCTTGCTAAACATTATTTTAAATATGATGATAATAATTTTACTGAAGGTTGGATTTTTTATTAATTAATGAAATCTTGAGGAACACATTCACGAACACCAGAATTTCTCAATGAGTTAAATAAAGCTGCACTGATTCTTAAAATAACAAAGTTATCAGTGCCATTTTCTAATTCATAGATAACAAAGTATGAATTATCGACTGTAAAAATACATTTTCGTTCTAATTCAAATCCAGGTGGTACAGGAGGAAGATTAAAACGAGGTACAACTACAGGTGTATCTCCTTCATCTCTGATAAAATTGAAAGTTTGTTGGTCAATTTCATAGATATTCACTGGATCAATCTCCACACCTTTTTCTGGAATTGTAATTTCATCTTCAACTAATAGGAAAAAGCGTTCGTTTCGAAAATTGAAAAGACCTCTCGCCCCAATTTCAAATGATGCCATTTTATATTCACCTCCTATTCTATTTAATATTTTATTCATATCGAACACAGATGTTTGGTCAATTAGGAAGGTGGAGTGAAGATATATAAATATTATTTTTT
This genomic stretch from Lysinibacillus pakistanensis harbors:
- a CDS encoding aminoacyl-tRNA deacylase; the protein is MNSHETKVKEFLNSNNVKAEHFIFNQSCHSVKEAAEAVNGSEDDFVKNICMIDSNNELIVAIVKGNNRASTTRVAKSLNIEKPRLANENEIIERTGFPPGGVPSFGFQANFLVDPKVTNMDYIYTGGGSENSLVKINVQDLLKINQGTIVKVSK
- a CDS encoding DUF3231 family protein — encoded protein: MGILGGNPKDEPLHYGEVFSVWSSLIADYGMISGYQTFYNHAGDEDLKKIIEDIIETCREEVKQLEKILKTNGIALPPASPERPVARLEDIPPGAKFNDPEISAAITADVAAGLVACSQAMGISTREDIALMYGQFHTAKALLGGKLLRLNKNKGWLVPPPLHVDYPEK
- a CDS encoding spore coat protein; the encoded protein is MASFEIGARGLFNFRNERFFLLVEDEITIPEKGVEIDPVNIYEIDQQTFNFIRDEGDTPVVVPRFNLPPVPPGFELERKCIFTVDNSYFVIYELENGTDNFVILRISAALFNSLRNSGVRECVPQDFIN